A window of Mercenaria mercenaria strain notata unplaced genomic scaffold, MADL_Memer_1 contig_2261, whole genome shotgun sequence genomic DNA:
ATTTATCCTTATCTTAACACCATctacttttgaaaacaaaaatgttctttACAATGTCAGGgttatttatgaattattttaaacaaaaagacgTGGGtcgaaaatattttcagtctcaaaatgaacaataatacatgtaagTAACTTCTTCATGGTTTATATTACAATCACGTGAAAAGAAGTAGAACTAATACCTTTTACTAAGTAAACAgaaatcagttattttcattaagatacgaaTACATTTAACGATATTCTGAATTTTGCAGCATCTGTCCCTTCACTTCGTTCCGATTTTGACAAGTTTGTCAGAAAATTCGGAATGAATAGTTTTCATTTCAATCTCTTCTCCAGGTTTAACTGAACCTGTCAATTTAATAGTAAGTTTTCTGGTAGGTTGCGATGATTGAAACTCGTGCAGCCTTAATGAAACACCAAATTGTTTCCTGACAGGTTCAATAAATGTTCGATACAGGCGTTTTCGAAACGACTTATtgaaaactaaatatatatagAAGTTAGCTAGAAACGAACATATCAGACATAATTCGTAGCACATATGAAAAATTCTGTTCGTCTCAAGATCTATGTCTTTCCCCATATTAACTGTCACGTCAATGCtattaaataacagaaaaatgctATATGGTATTTCGGAATTaatcgaaccacaacaacagcagTTACTATAAAAGTAAAACGCCGATTTCATGGACCCTTCTGGAATACTGTGACGAGTTACTGTCCATTCGTCGAAAGCTTTTCTCTCCTTTTCTCAGCTGATGTATAAACAATAGTGTAAATATCACAAGTATTACACATGGAATGAAATGTCGCACTACAAATGCTATCCATAAATATATACAGTCTTTTCGGCAGCCATTTCCACGAAGTTCCCATTGACACATTCCTCCTATTGCCTTTTCGCTTCCCAAATGATACGAGTGGAGAAATGGACACAAAACGAATGCAGATATACAATATATTTTCACAATCCTAGATTTATTACAACACGTTTCATATCTATAAGGATATGCCATGGACACGTATCTTTGTATTTCAAGGAACAATGTCAGAAATATTGAGATAGTATGGAATGATTtcgaaaaaaagtattttgagatCATAAATCCACGACAAAGATTTTTACTGAGGTTATATCCGTCCAATGGCGAATGTGTTGCTGAATGGTACACTGCTGATGACGATGTTTCTAAAGCATTGACTACTGAACTAGAACTGAACGTTGtcgttaaaaaaaaactatttggaTTTTCACTTGAATAAACAGAGACGGTATTATTGTAAACCGAGTTGTTAAAAGCTGAGTTATTGGAATACAGATTATTGTTCAAAAGTCTATTCTGCTCGTAATATACTTTTTCAGACACGTTCGCAAAATTATCCTCATAGTAAGAGACTGGTAATGGATCGTACCTCTGGAACACCATGATGTAAGTTGGCAGAGTTACCAGTCCAGTCAGAGAATCGGAAATAGCTATCGCAGAGAAAATTATGTTTGTTGGattgcgcatctttctgcgcataAACACTGATAAAATCAGAAGGTTTTGAATGAAAGTTACGATTACCAAAATTTCCCAAAGATACAAATAGACCGGCCTTTCAAATTGGTAACCGGGGTACATGTATTCGTCTCCATAGTCGAAGTTATAGTAATCTTCATAAACGGAAGTACTCTGTACGTTGACTGTGTCAGTTGTCATATCCGTGCAATAAACGTTCAAATCGTTTATGATATAACGGTTTGTTGTCTTGTTTTAAAACATGACGTCTAACTGAGACCAGAAAGGAACGTCAACTTTGATACTAAGTCTAAACAGAAAATCTTGATCCTCGAATGTTTCATATTGTCTTTACTCGTACCTCCATTTCCTTTAATCTTTGTTAACTAATAAACACGAAGTTCACATCcagcaataaataataatataactttgaacatttttcaattatttcaaaacttttcaaaaactTTCCTTCTTGGACTATACATAGACTTTGTAAGATTTCATTGTTTCTCTTTTCCTTCTGTAGAACTGGAGCAACAAGCAATATCCCACGTACGTTTTGTTGTTTCACACGACTCTGTGAAGGatgaactgaaagtaaacaaataaagtaATTAATGCACACTTTGAAATAATCAATCGAAATCACCTGAAAGAGAATACGTGAGTAACACATTTCAAGTACACTGTCCATCATCTGTGAAAAAATACGTATCTATTTCTCGGCTACCATAAAGGTTACGACCCTAACATCTTGGAAATTTCTATTTACAAATTCGTTTCCTCAGATAAATCCATTTGCATCTTGTGAGGAATTTCTATAATGGAATGAATGTGGTGGGTGCATCTGCACGTGTTCATTCAGCTGAGATGTGAGCCTTTTTCTCAAATATCTCTGTAATGTCGGCCATGGAAAAGGACACTTTTACAACTTTTTGAGAACACTGCATCATATAAAATGCTACAGAGATGAGGTTATCATTAAAACACTTCTTATTCCATTGTCTGCCTCACACGATAAAACATGAGTCTTATTACAGAACTGTTCGGGTTTAACCTTGAAAAGTGGCCAAAATGTGGCCAAGGTAGTCAATGTGGCCCTACAAGATTCACTTAAACAGTTATGGCTACATAATGTTTACTGTGTAAGATATTTTTGGCAAATGTTATCTATAAGTAAAGTTTTGCTAAGGGATACTGCAACCAAGCTTAATACATATGTAGCTTACTTTGAGACTGAGGTATGCGTTCTGGTCACTGGGGCGGTCAAGGTTGTTGttactaaaagtaaaaaaatgcttGTGCTCAGTAACTAAGTCAAGAAAAGAGTATTGTAGCCGCTCAAACTGGAATTGAAGAAGTTGCTTTTAGTTATATTCTAGGTCAAAAACAAGATCatgttactgaaaatataaaaataaaatggttcACACACTTGTGTACTGAGATGatatgacatgcattgcacaTTTTCCTTATAGTGCCCTTTTTTCTACTTTGCAATTATTGGTTACGTATTTGTGTGCAAGCCGGTATCTCAGAATTCATGGAAATGGATTAAACTTTTAAACACTGTGATGGTCTGACATGCACTGATCAGGTTCGATAGTTCTgttctgcatttttacaaattattcccCGTTTTCAGCATCAGTGTTCATTCAACTAACTTTCTTtaatgacaaggctgttgaatagtcgagcgctgcTATTCTCCCACAGCTCTTGTAtttcaatacatgtacattgtacacaatcaatgtacagaaatgttttgaatatattttgtaagatAAACTCTAAGGTTTACCTCCGtccttaaaaatgttttacaatttggaatggaaaaataagaaaaacaattaattctcatgtgtttctataaGCTTTCTTGTTAGATTTATAAACCCGGGCAATGCTTGTATTAAAGTGAAGTGAAAGATTGTTATAAAACGAACCCGTGCAGGTTTAAAAATGTCGCAGGAAAGCTTAAAAatattagatcatattaaagatggAGTGTAATTAGACATAATCACGTGTCAgttgtgacatataattttagtgaacatgttagaactagatttactaacgCGTTTTGTCTTCATTGAGTTGTAGTGAAgacaaaaataaagacaaaatttaacgggtctgggaatcgaactcacgacgaaaaagtataatatgAACACTGTAACCGAACTAGGCGAACGAGAAATCACTGACCTCATCGTTAACGtactaagtgtactgacttcattttatgttattgttttttgtttttattttgaaaacgtcacaatagtgtgcgatacctatacgtgtgcgcTCATTTGAAAATCACGTGATGCTTGTTGACgggaattccgtttttttttttataaaccgtGAAACCGTTAtcagaatttgatgaaaatacattgtaagaacatcgaatatgcagcatataggTAAATAAAGCAAacgtttgatttttagctcacctgagcaatgctcaggtgagtttttgtgatcgctctatgtccggcgtctgtcagtCGTCTGttcgtcaacatttagcttgtgtatgcgatataggctgtatttttcaactgatcttcatgaaatttggtcagaatgattatcttgacaAAATCTTGGCCTAgtttgaaaacgggtcatcttggatcagaaactaggtcactaggtcagatcaaagaaaaaccttgtgtatgcgatagaggctgtatttttcgattgatcttcatgaagtttagtcagaatgattactttgataaaatctaggtttgaaaatgggtcatctggggtcaaaaactaggtcactaggtcaaatcaaagaaaacccttgtgtatgcgatagagggtgtatttttcaataagtctTCATGAATtctggtcagaataataaccttgatcaaatctaagtcgaatttgaaaatggatcgtcttgggttaaaaacttggtcactaggccaaatctaagaataaccttgtgtatgcgatagagggtgtatttttcaattaatcttcataaattttagtcagaatgaatgccttggtgaaatctaggtcaagtttgaatatgggttatccgaggtcaaaaagta
This region includes:
- the LOC128552312 gene encoding uncharacterized protein LOC128552312 codes for the protein MTTDTVNVQSTSVYEDYYNFDYGDEYMYPGYQFERPVYLYLWEILVIVTFIQNLLILSVFMRRKMRNPTNIIFSAIAISDSLTGLVTLPTYIMVFQRYDPLPVSYYEDNFANVSEKVYYEQNRLLNNNLYSNNSAFNNSVYNNTVSVYSSENPNSFFLTTTFSSSSVVNALETSSSAVYHSATHSPLDGYNLSKNLCRGFMISKYFFSKSFHTISIFLTLFLEIQRYVSMAYPYRYETCCNKSRIVKIYCISAFVLCPFLHSYHLGSEKAIGGMCQWELRGNGCRKDCIYLWIAFVVRHFIPCVILVIFTLLFIHQLRKGEKSFRRMDSNSSQYSRRVHEIGVLLL